The following are from one region of the Corylus avellana chromosome ca1, CavTom2PMs-1.0 genome:
- the LOC132190238 gene encoding F-box protein CPR1-like, producing the protein MSTYLPEELMLKILCRVPPKSLIRFRCVSKSWLEMIGNPDFFSHNPLNYSILISQETPNHLLLLVKGTEKFITKREVLSFLSYKTLDSVDQIPHTLKLVASCKGLLCLHKFRTSDVYLWNPATPSVGLKALPPVTFRVRDVFGSCLGFGFDSRSNDFKVVRILIIEFQTKGIENFFHMNKYVEVYSLSGGSWRLLDLEVPMFFGFLICSGTLALDGAFIWWMPGHDIVVFDFSDEVFRTMPLPRLSSYWESINISLLNGHVTLLAFAGSGMHAKCSLEIWVLLEFGVKESWTRLTTIGLPMGLEMPLGFWRRGELFMESSEGQLVLYDPFTRTKKNLQIDAIKRSFQIVLHTKSSVAV; encoded by the coding sequence ATGTCAACCTATTTGCCTGAGGAGTTGATGCTGAAAATCCTCTGCAGGGTGCCTCCAAAATCCCTAATCCGATTCAGGTGCGTCTCCAAATCCTGGCTTGAAATGATTGGAAACCCAGATTTCTTCTCCCATAATCCCCTCAACTACTCAATTTTGATTTCCCAAGAAACTCCCAATCACCTTCTCCTCCTCGTGAAAGGCACGGAGAAATTCATTACAAAAAGGGAAgtgctctcttttctctcttacAAGACCCTGGATTCTGTGGACCAGATCCCTCATACCCTCAAGCTCGTCGCCTCCTGTAAGGGCTTGTTATGCCTTCACAAGTTCCGAACCAGTGACGTCTATCTCTGGAATCCGGCCACCCCATCGGTGGGGCTCAAGGCTCTTCCGCCCGTGACTTTTCGCGTGCGTGATGTATTTGGGTCCTGTTTGGGGTTCGGTTTCGACTCGAGATCTAACGATTTCAAGGTGGTGAGAATTCTTATAATCGAGTTTCAAACGAAGGGTATAGAGAACTTTTTTCATATGAATAAATACGTTGAAGTATACAGCTTAAGCGGCGGATCTTGGAGACTGCTTGACCTGGAGGTGCCCatgttttttggttttctgaTCTGTTCCGGGACCTTGGCGTTAGATGGGGCTTTTATCTGGTGGATGCCGGGTCATGACATCGTTGTTTTCGACTTCAGCGACGAGGTGTTCCGAACGATGCCGCTTCCTCGTCTGTCGAGTTATTGGGAGAGCATTAACATAAGCTTGTTAAACGGGCATGTCACTTTGTTGGCATTTGCTGGTTCTGGGATGCATGCAAAATGTTCTTTGGAGATATGGGTTTTGCTTGAATTTGGTGTTAAGGAATCGTGGACTAGACTTACTACCATTGGACTCCCAATGGGTTTGGAAATGCCATTGGGGTTTTGGAGAAGAGGGGAGTTGTTCATGGAGAGTAGTGAGGGGCAGTTGGTCTTGTATGATCCTTTTACACGCACAAAAAAGAATCTTCAAATTGATGCAATTAAGAGATCTTTCCAAATTGTTCTCCACACCAAGAGTTCTGTTGCGGTCTAG